The following proteins are encoded in a genomic region of Bubalus kerabau isolate K-KA32 ecotype Philippines breed swamp buffalo chromosome 15, PCC_UOA_SB_1v2, whole genome shotgun sequence:
- the LOC129628084 gene encoding calcitonin receptor-stimulating peptide 2-like has product MVRSRGFRVPCNVGFYPTGLGMEWDACLFKTLETQQSAIAHHQSYCCCSFLCSQPPGAGYQRGIMGFSKLPLFLVLSMLIIHQAGMLQAAPFRSVWKNGLVPATLTEEESYFLLATMVKYYVQKASELEYETEDFGIIAQERTSNAATGMTHKMAGFLGKSGSKIKRNIMSTNVAPKPLAGTTGIFRTK; this is encoded by the exons ATGGTCAGATCAAGGGGATTCAGGGTTCCCTGTAATGTTGGATTCTACCCTACAGGACTAGGAATGGAGTGGGATGCATGCCTGTTCAAAACCCTTGAAACCCAACAG AGTGCCATCGCCCACCACcaaagctactgctgctgctccttCCTCTGCTCCCAGCCACCTGGTGCCGGCTATCAG AGAGGTATCATGGGGTTCTCGAAGCTGCCCCTCTTCCTGGTCCTCAGCATGCTGATCATCCACCAGGCAGGCATGCTCCAGGCAGCACCATTCAG GTCGGTCTGGAAAAATGGCCTTGTACCAGCTACACTCACTGAGGAGGAATCGTACTTCCTACTGGCCACAATGGTGAAATATTATGTGCAGAAGGCCAGTGAGCTGGAGTATGAGACTGAGGACTTCGG CATCATTGCCCAGGAGAGAACCAGTAATGCTGCCACCGGCATGACCCATAAGATGGCAGGCTTCCTGGGCAAATCTGGGAGCAAGATTAAGAGGAACATCATGTCCACCAACGTGGCTCCAAAGCCTTTGGCCGGCACCACAGGGATCTTCAGAACCAAGTAg